The following proteins are encoded in a genomic region of Ornithodoros turicata isolate Travis chromosome 6, ASM3712646v1, whole genome shotgun sequence:
- the LOC135398320 gene encoding uncharacterized protein LOC135398320, which yields MAATHALVFVALIAFAVLAAEGLTKEKRATAEEWAQFVVRFERLLAKGCANFCRNKGQETSDAKVNSSRYSCNCPEPLTPPEDSGTTVGEETPVVTDAPNGGEVTEGENGGEVTEGENGGEVTEGENGGEVTEGENTAGPVENC from the exons ATGGCGGCGACCCATGCCCTGGTGTTTGTGGCGCTTATTGCGTTCGCTG TCCTAGCCGCAGAAGGACttacgaaagaaaaaagagcaaCTGCAGAAGAATGGGCCCAATTTGTCG tgcgTTTTGAGCGCTTACTAGCAAAAGGCTGTGCAAACTTCTGCCGAAATAAGGGACAGGAGACGTCGGACGCCAAGGTAAACAGCAGCAGATACAGCTGCAATTGCCCCGAACCTCTGACTCCACCGGAAGATTCCGGGACAACCGTCGGAGAAGAAACTCCTGTTGTCACTGACGCGCCTAATGGTGGGGAAGTAACTGAGGGTGAGAACGGTGGGGAAGTAACTGAGGGTGAGAACGGTGGGGAAGTAACTGAGGGTGAGAACGGTGGGGAAGTAACTGAGGGTGAGAATACTGCAGGTCCAGTAGAAAATTGCTGA